The genomic stretch ACCATAACTCTGGGCTTATCAGTTTATTCGTGTGGAAATTTAAGTTCAATGTTTTGGAAATGATTCTATTATAATCGTAAACTTATCGGTTTGTTCCTATGAAGATTTGAGCAAAGAGATTACAGATCAAGGCGGATATGGTCATTGGAACTCCGCGCGCATCGCGCGCGGAGGAACAACTAGTATAATCAAAAGCTCATAAAGTAGAACAATGAGCATCCCTGCCATCATCAAAAGCTAACTGTAATAATCATCTAGGCCACCCCAACCACAACTATCAAACATACTGATCATCCCACGCACTAGCTCTCTCCAACATGCGCCAATCAACTTGCATTTGCTATCCAaagttcttatttttttttttttttttttttttttttgttctcatATATATTTCAAAATCGGTAAGTCTTACCTAAAATGGAACAGTCCCATCTTAAatcttaaaaatagtttaaacataaAATTGTATATTGGTCCAAACTAAAATGCATAAGAAAATATATTGGCTTATTATCATTTGACCCAATAATGATCCAAACCGAACTTGGCCCAACCTGTCACCCGGTGATAACCAACAAAACAATAATTCGATATAAACCCGATGGTCGGCTCGTAGGATGACGTTGATCTAATAAAAGATTTTGAATCTAATATGACCTGACACATACGACCTGAGTGAACCAATTACACCACTAATCTCATCAACTTGAGAATTAGTAGGATTACCAAAATATTATACGGAGTAGTTTTTATTTGTTCAGGGGATCCTGATCAGCTCCTAGTTACACCACATGTCGATTTTGGGTCTGGTCATTATGGTTCAACTTATTAGAATATGCTTTCTTATGGTTTTAAATCCAACCAAGTAATTCATGTTTAAGTTATTTTTCGGTATTTTAATTTGCACATTGAGATATATTCTTAAAGCTAAATTTTCATATATAAAAACACAAATCCTGTTTGGCAATTAGCAAAGCAGATTTAAAATAGTAGATGAGGTTAACAGAATAAAATTGGTAAATTTAAATAGCATGTTTGACTAACAAATCTCATTAGCGGAATAAAATCGGTAAATTTAAATAACATGCCAATTTTTATCAATATGTTGTTTACTAAATTGAACATTGAACAAACTAAGAAAACCTTAATAGAAAAACACATTTGAAATCACTAGGCACTTGATTATTTGTTGCATTCACTAGAAAAATCAACTAATGTGACACATAAACATCATACTGAATAACACTAGCTCCACTTTTATCCAACCCTGAAATAGTTTTAGCTTGACAATAATCTGAAGCAAACCTAAACTTTCCTGTCCCACCTACAATAGCCATTTCCCTTATTTTTAAGAAGACTTCATTTCTTCCCAACACACTTAATAAGGTACTTCCCTTGTACTCTCCATCAGTGAACACAAAGTTCATAACCATCAATAACCCGGCGGTTGTTTGATCTGCAAACCCATACATTCCTTGGGCATACCCTACGACATGGGAGCTATTATCCGGTCCAATGGATAACGGGTCGTCTATCATAACAAGGGCCCCAAACGTATTGGGGTCCTTGTCAGTTGTCTTGGCCTGGGCAATCCTGACTGCAGTTC from Silene latifolia isolate original U9 population chromosome 2, ASM4854445v1, whole genome shotgun sequence encodes the following:
- the LOC141633417 gene encoding pterocarpan synthase 1-like, yielding FSLFSLLLLSFNPLSLSNGAFSRSISKEEMGIKSQNTLTHLHYFFHDYVVGPRRTAVRIAQAKTTDKDPNTFGALVMIDDPLSIGPDNSSHVVGYAQGMYGFADQTTAGLLMVMNFVFTDGEYKGSTLLSVLGRNEVFLKIREMAIVGGTGKFRFASDYCQAKTISGLDKSGASVIQYDVYVSH